The stretch of DNA GGGATTGAAAGACCCAAAACGTCCAATCGGCTCATTCATGTTCTTAGGTCCAACTGGTGTTGGTAAAACTGAACTTGCAAAAGCTTTGGCAAAAGTTATGTTCGATTCCGAAGATTCGCTCATTCGCATTGATATGAGTGAATATATGGAAAAATTCTCGGTCTCGAGATTTGTCGGAGCTCCTCCGGGATATGTCGGATACGAGGAAGGCGGGCAATTAACCGAAAAAGTTCGCAGAAAGCCATATAGCATCATTTTGCTTGATGAAATCGAAAAGGCGCATCCCGATGTGTTCAACATTCTTCTGCAAGTGTTTGATGATGGCGTCCTAACTGATGGACTCGGTCGTAAAGTAGATTTCAAGAATACGATAATTATCATGACATCAAACGTCGGTACTCGCGACGTCAAAGCAGGCGGTAATATTGGATTCTCGAGCAACAAATCTACCAATGATTATGAACATATCAAGTCAACTATCGAAGAATCTATCAAGCGATTGTTCAACCCTGAGTTTATCAACCGGATTGACGATTTCATTATCTTCCATCAATTGACTAAGAAAGATATATTGAGCATCATTGACATTCAAACCGATGCTTTAATGAACAGATTGAAGGCAAATAAGATGAAATTCGAACTAACTACCGCTGCGAAGGAATTCCTTGTGGAGAAAGGTTTCGACGAAAAATATGGTGCACGACCATTGAAACGGGCAATCCAGAAATTCCTCGAAGACGAAATCGCAGAGATTGTTTTAGTCGAAAATCTTGGAGTAGGCGCTGTTGTTACGGCTGATTATGAAGCCGGAGCTGACAAGCTGAAATTTGAATTCACAAAAGGTGTTAGCCAAATTGATGAAAAAACTTTGCTCAAACCCACTATCAATACACCTATCGGTGGCGATGTTGATACGGATAACGACGTCAACAAAAACTAATCGCTATTAATAAAATTAAAAATGGGGCATTGATTGCCCCATTTTTTTTTATTTGTTTCGTCAGTTGTTACAAGTGACGTAAAGGTAACTACAACTTTATAAATTTTTGAATTTGATTTCCAATTCTGATGAAATACATTCCGGGCGCTAAAGATGAAACATTAATTCTGTTGCTTTGCGATTCCAAATTGACTGATAGCACAGTTTCACCAAGCAAATTCAAAATGCTAATCTCCAAACCTTCCGAAGTTTGGATTGTAATATAATCACTTGCAGGATTGGGGAAGATATTGTATTGCAATTCATCAGTTCTGTCATTAACGCTTGTGGGATCAAACGTTAGTTTCAATACCAAACCTAACTTCATATCTCCTATTAAAATTGTTTTTTCATCTAAGAACTCAACAGTCCAAATTGAAATTCCTAATACGGTAGGTGTATATATATATTCCCAAGTGTCACCTCCATCAAATGTATAATATAGGAACCCTGTGTGATAGGACACCCCAAAATTATTATCAAAAAATTTAACATGGTTTAAGGAACCATTAAATTTCTCGGGATTCCCAATAACTTCTTTCCATGTCAATCCATCATCAGTAGATTTAATCATCCATTCGTAATAGTAATTAGGAGGGTTTTCATTATGAATCACAATAGCACCACTGATTAAAATGTTATGGTTGGGTGTAATTGTAAAATTTAAAGGCCTCCCTCCAGTTATTTTTGTTACAATTTGCCAAGATAATCCACCATCTAATGTTTTCAAAAGATAATTTGAACCATAGTATCCGGAATAACTGCTTATTGATGTAAGTAAGTAATAAATATTATTGTCAATAACTTTAATGTTCGAATTGCTAAGATAAAAACTTGTATCATAATCAAATTTAGAGATATCTGGAGCTATTTGCTGCCACGTTTGTCCTTTGTCCGGTGATTTAAAAACATTAAATCCGGCGCATGTTAGTATTATATTATCATTATAATCAAGGCTTCTAACAATAGAAGATGTGCCAAATATTGTATCATTTATAAATTTATTATTTTGTTTATCTATCTTACTAATAATTCCACCTGTCCTGCCCATAAATATTTCATTATCAA from Candidatus Kapaibacterium sp. encodes:
- a CDS encoding T9SS type A sorting domain-containing protein encodes the protein MRHDYADNYVFQSTDLGANFALTVRDTTPYFWTEDSMKAREFPGSAIPYSAVAIDNEIFMGRTGGIISKIDKQNNKFINDTIFGTSSIVRSLDYNDNIILTCAGFNVFKSPDKGQTWQQIAPDISKFDYDTSFYLSNSNIKVIDNNIYYLLTSISSYSGYYGSNYLLKTLDGGLSWQIVTKITGGRPLNFTITPNHNILISGAIVIHNENPPNYYYEWMIKSTDDGLTWKEVIGNPEKFNGSLNHVKFFDNNFGVSYHTGFLYYTFDGGDTWEYIYTPTVLGISIWTVEFLDEKTILIGDMKLGLVLKLTFDPTSVNDRTDELQYNIFPNPASDYITIQTSEGLEISILNLLGETVLSVNLESQSNRINVSSLAPGMYFIRIGNQIQKFIKL